From Psychroflexus torquis ATCC 700755, the proteins below share one genomic window:
- a CDS encoding protein-tyrosine phosphatase family protein has protein sequence MAIIYMQLFEVSKINNCRIYISSCPEVSENGSIKLPKFNDLEIVLISLLENREAKFLKLEDESEEAKKVYSEFIHFPIPDMGIPVYKDFVTFIDLMFFKTQHSKKIIIHCKHGIGRSGLIALGLMVKDGSDLIESIKKISKIRGYDIPQSRSQRKLLSYYATNRNKT, from the coding sequence ATGGCAATAATTTATATGCAATTATTTGAAGTTAGCAAAATCAATAACTGTAGAATTTATATTTCTTCTTGTCCAGAAGTAAGTGAAAATGGAAGCATAAAACTACCAAAATTTAATGATTTAGAAATTGTTTTAATCTCACTTCTAGAAAATAGAGAAGCTAAATTTTTAAAATTAGAAGATGAATCTGAAGAGGCTAAAAAAGTATATTCAGAGTTTATACATTTTCCAATACCTGATATGGGAATTCCTGTTTATAAAGATTTTGTAACTTTCATAGATTTGATGTTTTTTAAAACACAACATTCAAAAAAAATTATTATTCATTGTAAACATGGCATAGGTCGCTCAGGGCTTATAGCTCTTGGTTTAATGGTTAAGGATGGAAGTGATTTAATTGAAAGTATAAAAAAAATATCAAAAATAAGGGGCTACGATATACCTCAGTCTAGGTCGCAGAGGAAGTTACTTTCGTATTACGCCACTAATCGAAATAAAACGTAG